In Danaus plexippus chromosome 17, MEX_DaPlex, whole genome shotgun sequence, one DNA window encodes the following:
- the LOC116771319 gene encoding uncharacterized protein LOC116771319 produces MVLKVGINGFGRIGRVIFRTCLENTDLEVKAINDPAVDIEYISYLIKFDSTHGKLKWDVTFKDNEITINGNNIKVFREKNPSNIPWQSASIQYVVEASGIFTNYDKASGHLSSKCVKRVLVTAPSIDVPMLIIGVNEDRINKDQKVISCASSTLYCLAPIIKVLEDNYTVEEGFITSIHAMTPSLKPLDGLCLKGKHWRDHRSIHQNIIPAATGACKALGKIIPGVKDKLTGLAFRVPVVNVSVLDITIRLNKSTSIGHIVKIIEDQIRSPLKNIIKASSDEAVSSDFLGEEKSCILDVNSCLQLTPNFFKLICWYENEYSYACRVVDSIKFLEKNCQLELVPKNIFRRLSVTPRISKERPIPFYNRDLFCNTLIQNRSKFYMEHGFNERPPTPMGSRRHVDIHNSGSIQSIYEQKHNYSAQNRTSLFQSCAPFETPDKERKNYQKTQERLEEVKKEFSKMVDMTEKLLKKSKESNSHLEYSTPKEQYKEEKDIKNDLLRERVTPSGIKDMVIDNKDENLKDQDDAQVQGTKDDEFNDCSRLSDLGTSIDENDSSNDIRSVKNLNILSVNVEYIAKPNTKNERNDDTINDTFNYDKNYHRGTQNKTNLNESCTKEHSVNLATSVKNKTELEISESCSTSAEKQQNKIKNAIPNKTNAIEIKKKIIGEIIKKMSKDTAEETKDVSLIYKKSSITNAVGNKLNDIYDKLDSTSATDSENSFQIHERKSQIIELTDLTNSIEDLARLDKICRIIEISDELSDKLLSALDKKEPNYKRKKWSLKDLCETIKLDEFCNKVFGPQTGK; encoded by the exons ATGGTTCTCAAAGTTGGCATTAACGGCTTTGGACGTATAGGCAGGGTGATTTTTAGGACTTGCTTAGAAAACACTGATTTGgag GTAAAGGCTATTAATGACCCGGCGGTAGACattgaatatattagttaCCTTATAAAGTTCGACTCGACCCACGGCAAATTAAAATGGGATGTTACATTCAAAGACAACGAGATAACAATTAATG gaaataatataaaagtttttcgCGAGAAAAACCCGTCGAATATACCGTGGCAGTCAGCATCTATACAATACGTTGTCGAAGCGTCCGGAATTTTCACTAACTACGATAAGGCGTCG GGCCATTTATCGAGTAAATGTGTCAAACGAGTATTGGTAACCGCTCCCAGCATCGACGTTCCAATGTTGATAATAGGCGTTAATGAAGACAGGATAAATAaag ATCAGAAAGTAATATCTTGCGCGTCGAGCACTCTGTACTGTTTGGCTCCAATAATTAAGGTTTTGGAAGACAACTACACAGTTGAAGAGGGTTTCATAACGAGCATCCACGCTATGACGCCATCTTTGAAACCGTTGGATGGATTGTGTTTAAAGGGAAAG CACTGGAGGGACCATAGGAGCATCCATCAGAACATAATACCGGCTGCGACGGGCGCTTGCAAGGCCCTCGGTAAGATCATACCAGGAGTTAAAGATAAACTCACGGGCTTAGCGTTCAGGGTACCCGTTGTTAACGTCTCCGTACTCGACATAACCATACG attAAACAAAAGCACATCAATCGGAcacattgttaaaattattgaagacCAGATCAGATCTCCATTGAAGAATATAATCAAAGCTAGTAGTGATGAGGCAGTGTCCTCAGATTTTCTTGGCGAAGAGAAATCTTGCATCCTTGATGTAAACTCCTGTCTCCAATTGACaccaaatttctttaaattgatttgttgGTACGAAAACGAATATTCCTATGCATGCAGAGTAGtagattcaataaaatttttggaaaaaaattgcCAATTGGAACTGGTACCGAAGAATATTTTCAGGAGGCTTTCAGTGACACCCAGAATATCGAAAGAAAGGCCGATACCGTTTTACAATagagatttattttgtaatactttaatacaaaacagaTCCAAGTTCTACATGGAACATGGCTTCAATGAAAGACCACCAACCCCAATGGGTTCCAGGCGACATGTAGATATACACAATTCAGGCTCCATACAATCTATCTACGAACAGAAGCACAATTACTCTGCACAAAATAGAACATCGCTATTTCAAAGCTGCGCACCATTCGAAACGCCAGACAAAGAacgtaaaaattatcaaaaaactcAAGAACGATTGGAGGAAGTGAAAAAGGAGTTCTCGAAAATGGTAGATATGACAGAGAAACTTTTGAAAAAATCGAAGGAGAGTAATTCACATCTTGAATATAGTACACCGAAAGAACAATACAAAGAAGagaaagatattaaaaacgatTTATTACGTGAAAGAGTAACGCCTTCTGGCATTAAAGATATGGTGATTGATAATAAAGATGAAAATCTCAAAGATCAAGATGATGCCCAAGTGCAGGGGACCAAAGACGATGAATTTAACGACTGTTCGAGATTAAGCGACCTGGGAACGTCAATCGATGAAAATGACAGTTCAAATGACATTAGATCTGtcaaaaatttgaatattttatcagttAATGTAGAGTACATTGCAAAGCCGAATACAAAGAACGAAAGAAATGATGATACAATAAacgatacatttaattatgacaaaaattatCATCGTGGCACACAGAATAAAACCAACTTGAATGAAAGTTGTACTAAAGAGCACAGCGTGAATTTGGCCACCAGCGTCAAAAACAAAACCGAATTGGAAATCAGTGAATCGTGCTCAACCTCAGCGGAAAAACAAcagaataaaatcaaaaacgcCATCCCCAATAAAACTAACgccattgaaattaaaaagaagatTATAggagaaattataaaaaagatgtCAAAAGATACTGCAGAAGAAACTAAAGACGTCAgtctcatttataaaaaatcatcgATAACAAATGCCGTGGGTAATAAATTGAACGATATTTACGATAAATTGGACAGCACTAGTGCAACGGACTCTGAGAATTCCTTCCAAATACATGAAAGAAAGTCACAAATCATCGAACTAACAGACCTCACTAACTCCATCGAAGATCTCGCCCGCTTGGACAAAATATGtagaattatagaaatatccGACGAGTTATCAGACAAATTGTTATCGGCGTTGGATAAAAAAGAACCGAATTATAAGAGGAAGAAATGGTCCCTCAAGGACTTGTGTGAAACCATAAAGTTGGatgaattttgtaataaagtgTTCGGTCCCCAGACAGgcaagtaa
- the LOC133319274 gene encoding uncharacterized protein LOC133319274: MGSPVSPVVADIFMEDFEVRALCSPPIRPLIYKRYVDDTFTILNKNKTSAFLNHLNSINSKIQFTIELEANNSLAFLDILVVRNPDNTLGHTVYRKPTHTDRYLNGYSHHHPIQLATVGKSLLQRAQHLCDADHLEAELQHVKHALTINNLPVPRQHRKNHLKPPTVERQPAILPYVKGVTDRIGNILKKVSIKTIYKPHKKVSQFLRPIKSNIPLQQAGVYKLDCDCGLSYIGQTKRSIGTRVKEHISDIKNRRASKSAVCEHTMDKPGHYIRFDKPQILAREDKYIPRLIREAIEIKKHPNFNREDGWNLSNTWDPVFKNIKSHVCNHTAGPQDTVSAFCRHPERYARKLRNRWR; the protein is encoded by the coding sequence atgggttcaccggtttcccccgttgtcgctgacatattcatggaggacttcgaggtgcgagccctttgctctcctcctataagacctttaatatataaacggtatgtagatgacaccttcacaatattaaataaaaataaaacctctgcttttctgaaccatcttaattctatcaatagtaagattcagtttactatagaattggaggcaaataattctttagctttccttgatatacttgtcgttaggaaccctgacaatactttgggacatactgtttataggaaacccacacatacggacaggtacctcaatggttactcacaccaccaccctatccagttagctaccgttggcaaatctttgttacagagagcccaacatctttgtgatgctgaccacctagaggccgagctgcagcatgtaaaacatgctctcactatcaacaacctgcccgtgcctcgccagcatcgcaagaaccacctgaagccacccacagttgaacgacaacctgcgatactaccatatgtgaagggagttactgacagaataggcaacatcttgaagaaggtttccattaaaactatttacaaaccacataagaaagtgagccaattcttgagaccaatcaagagtaacattcctttgcaacaagcgggtgtatacaaactcgattgtgactgtggcttgtcatacattggacagacgaagaggagcatcggtactagggttaaagaacacatctcagacatcaaaaacaggcgcgcgtcgaagtcagcagtgtgtgaacacacaatggacaaaccaggccactacattcggtttgataaacctcaaatcctcgctcgggaagacaagtacataccgagattaattcgcgaggctattgaaataaaaaaacatcccaatttcaatagagaagatggctggaatctttcaaacacctgggaccccgtttttaaaaatattaaatcccaTGTctgtaaccacaccgcaggacctcaagacaccgtgagcgcattctgccggcatccagagcggtacgccaggaaattaagaaatcgatggcggtag
- the LOC116771190 gene encoding glyceraldehyde-3-phosphate dehydrogenase 2-like codes for MSKIGINGFGRIGRLVLRASIEKGAQVVAVNDPFIGLDYMVYMFKYDSTHGRFKGSVEAVDGCLVVNGNKIAVFSERDPKAIPWAKAGAEYVVESTGVFTTTDKASAHLEGGAKKVIISAPSADAPMFVVGVNLDAYNPSYKVISNASCTTNCLAPLAKVIHDNFEIVEGLMTTVHATTATQKTVDGPSGKLWRDGRGAQQNIIPAATGAAKAVGKVIPALNGKLTGMAFRVPVANVSVVDLTVRLAKPASYDAIKQKVKEAAEGPLKGILGYTEDQVVSSDFIGDSHSSIFDAAAGISLNDNFVKLISWYDNEYGYSSRVIDLIKYIQSKD; via the coding sequence ATGTCGAAAATTGGTATCAACGGTTTTGGCCGCATTGGTCGTCTGGTTCTCCGTGCTTCCATTGAAAAGGGAGCTCAAGTTGTAGCAGTCAATGACCCCTTCATTGGCCTAGACTATATGGTCTACATGTTCAAGTATGACTCCACCCATGGACGTTTCAAGGGATCAGTAGAAGCTGTTGACGGCTGTCTAGTTGTTAATGGAAACAAAATTGCTGTTTTCTCTGAGAGGGACCCCAAAGCCATTCCATGGGCCAAGGCCGGTGCTGAATATGTTGTGGAATCAACCGGTGTATTCACCACTACTGATAAGGCATCTGCTCACTTGGAAGGTGGAGCCAAGAAGGTCATCATCTCAGCTCCCAGTGCAGACGCCCCAATGTTCGTAGTGGGTGTCAACCTTGACGCCTACAACCCATCCTACAAGGTCATTTCTAACGCCTCATGCACTACCAACTGTCTGGCTCCGCTTGCCAAAGTTATCCACGACAACTTTGAAATTGTTGAGGGCTTGATGACAACCGTTCACGCCACAACCGCCACTCAGAAGACTGTAGACGGTCCTTCCGGCAAGTTGTGGCGTGACGGCCGTGGTGCCCAGCAGAATATCATCCCAGCTGCCACTGGCGCAGCCAAAGCTGTTGGCAAGGTTATACCGGCTCTGAATGGAAAGTTGACGGGTATGGCGTTCCGCGTGCCCGTAGCTAATGTATCCGTCGTCGATTTGACAGTCCGCCTCGCTAAACCCGCAAGCTACGACGCCATTAAACAGAAGGTCAAGGAAGCGGCCGAGGGACCTCTGAAAGGAATCCTTGGGTACACAGAAGACCAGGTCGTATCTAGTGACTTCATCGGCGACTCCCACTCGTCGATCTTCGACGCCGCAGCGGGTATATCTCTGAACGACAACTTCGTGAAGCTGATCAGCTGGTATGACAACGAGTACGGCTACTCCAGCAGGGTCATCGACCTGATCAAGTACATCCAGAGCAAggattaa
- the LOC116771151 gene encoding ralBP1-associated Eps domain-containing protein 1 → MEDLNLTETEMRYFGDLFLCCDEESNGKIPILKATELFRSSNVSNDVLRQIMDISVAPNTCTSLNHMNRKQFYSALKLIAAHQTNMSLRPELLSTPLDLPLPRFTWALNCDANADLIQLSNSPKEQHISKRDRNFGSIAAYEPIRVPSNLSDSDAPQTMSHDNTEALSTDSEMESETLSQRSGSRGRRVKAGSPWSTASESPTPTNSVAERVHPVWEHSATGRGVWPTNTTEEHTRLLGTEEESSDRHSSEEEADDADVCSMSEAQARHYAAQFAQLRPERGMLSGQTARLFFEKSRLSVSDLRKIWQLSDITQDGMLSLEEFSIAMHLIVLRRNNIPVPDVLPACLVPTVDSHFTQRAVTTDLVDLGSDMFNSGTSADFNFAPKPEINDPYETKPAKKPEDRQPSSSPPKPEHQINNKEWTKFVDSPTSSVSSPGPKPVNFDFHKSALERDPKIFHPVALRVTPESTALPHDTDTRSSTSPRRDDFVHAFELASPKRLNSQPPEQPNGNSEIKSIQRPQPKKPMKSAGVLPPPPARDSLPHTEDQGTSAGPQSLQYAPRKEPPPPPPPRPLRNHARSSSLDLNRLKGQPCQSAAPPPQPPPRMSPSAVRDYEPDGFGYNRDDAPKMHGAFEVYRKPSREPSREGDDPDVRALHEQNSVLHRVCRALAHELADAQREKEALRVRLQPPQTTPQT, encoded by the exons atggagGATCTCAATTTGACAGAGACCGAAATGAGATATTTCGGTGATTTGTTTTTGTGCTGCGACGAGGAATCCAACGGGAAAATACCGATTTTAAAGGCGACTGAACTATTTAGATCATCCAACGTATCCAATGATGTATTACGACAG ATCATGGATATTAGTGTAGCGCCTAATACATGCACGTCATTAAATCATATGAATAGAAAGCAATTTTATTCAGCTCTCAAATTGATAGCCGCTCATCAAACAAATATGTCCCTAAGACCAGAACTTTTATCAACTCCCTTAGATTTGCCATTGCCAAGATTTACATGGGCACTAAACTGTGATGCCAATGCTGATCTCATACAGTTGTCTAATTCACCGAAGGAACAGCATATATCGAAACGAGACAGAAATTTTGGTAGTATCGCTGCATACGAGCCAATAAGAGTGCCATCAAACCTCTCTGATAGCGACGCTCCACAAACAATGTCTCATGATAATACAGAAGCTTTAAGTACTGACTCAGAGATGGAGTCGGAGACATTGTCACAAAGATCTGGTTCACGTGGG AGACGTGTGAAGGCTGGTTCGCCGTGGAGTACGGCCAGTGAGAGTCCGACGCCCACTAACAGTGTAGCAGAACGTGTTCATCCTGTGTGGGAACACAGCGCTACAGGACGAGGGGTTTGGCCCACTAACACCACCGAAGAGCACACTCGCTTATTAG gtACGGAGGAAGAATCTTCTGACCGTCACTCCTCGGAGGAGGAGGCTGATGATGCCGATGTTTGTTCTATGAGTGAAGCCCAAGCTAGACATTATGCTGCACAGTTTGCACAGCTGCGACCTGAAAGGGGTATGCTGTCTGGACAAACGGCCAG ACTTTTTTTCGAAAAATCTCGCCTTTCGGTTTCCGATCTGAGGAAAATTTGGCAACTGTCTGACATAACTCAGGACGGGATGCTCAGTCTAGAAGAGTTCAGTATAGCGATGCATCTGATCGTTCTACGGAGAAACAATATACCAGTACCAGACGTGTTGCCGGCCTGCCTCGTGCCGACCGTCGACTCGCATTTCACACAACGCGCTGTCACTACGGACTTAGTGGATCTCGGCTCGGACATGTTCAATTCCGGGACCTCGGCTGACTTCAACTTCGCACCCAAACCGGAAATCAACGACCCGTACGAAACCAAACCGGCCAAAAAACCGGAAGACCGCCAGCCGTCATCGAGCCCACCGAAACCGGAACATCAGATCAACAACAAGGAGTGGACCAAATTTGTCGATTCCCCGACCTCCAGCGTATCCAGCCCCGGGCCGAAGCCCGTCAATTTTGACTTTCACAAGTCTGCCCTGGAGCGGGACCCGAAGATCTTCCATCCTGTAGCGTTGAGAGTAACTCCCGAGTCGACCGCCCTCCCGCACGACACCGACACGCGCTCCAGCACGTCCCCACGACGAGACGACTTCGTGCACGCCTTCGAGCTCGCCAGCCCCAAACGACTCAACTCACAACCACCAGAACAACCTAACGGAAATTCCGAGATCAAGTCCATACAACGTCCACAGCCCAAAAAGCCGATGAAGAGCGCGGGCGTACTGCCCCCGCCGCCCGCCCGCGACTCCCTCCCGCACACCGAGGATCAGGGAACATCAGCCGGGCCGCAGTCCCTTCAATACGCACCACGAAAGGAACCCCCGCCCCCGCCCCCGCCGCGGCCCCTCAGGAACCACGCTCGCTCCAGTTCCTTGGACCTGAACCGCCTGAAGGGCCAGCCGTGCCAGTCCGCGGCTCCACCCCCTCAGCCCCCGCCGCGAATGTCTCCCTCCGCGGTCCGTGACTACGAGCCTGATGGTTTCGGTTACAATCGCGACGACGCTCCCAAAATGCACGGTGCCTTCGAAGTTTACCGCAAGCCGTCGAGGGAGCCGTCCCGCGAGGGCGACGACCCCGACGTCCGCGCGCTCCACGAACAGAACTCGGTGCTCCACCGAGTGTGCCGCGCGCTCGCACACGAGCTGGCCGACGCCCAGCGTGAGAAGGAGGCGCTGCGAGTGCGTCTGCAACCGCCTCAGACGACGCCGCAGACCTAG